The following is a genomic window from Rutidosis leptorrhynchoides isolate AG116_Rl617_1_P2 chromosome 8, CSIRO_AGI_Rlap_v1, whole genome shotgun sequence.
AGAGCAAGAAAAACATCACCATAAGTTTTTGTGTATAAAGAATAATCATTAATACTTTGCACAAAGCCATTTTAAAATAAAACACTAGATAATTTCTCATTCCATTTTCTAGGAGCTTGTTTCAGACCATACAAGGATTTAATAAGTTTACAAActttattactgttattatcaaGATATCCTTCAGGAGGTTTCATATACACATCTTCATCAATTTTACCATAAAGAAATGCATTATTAACATCTAATTGAAACACAGGCCAATCATTATTAATAGCAAGAGTAAGAATGACATCTAACAGTAAGCATTTTTACAACAGGAGAGAATGTTTCATCATAATAAACACATTCTCTTTgactaaacccttttgcaacaagtctagccttATATCTTTCTATTTCACAATTAgctttatattttatcttatataTCCATTTACTCCCAATTGGTTTTCTTCCAGGAGGAAGATCAACTAAAATCCAAGTATTATTTCTATTTAAAGCTTCAATTTCAGTATTCACAGCATCAACCCAATGTGTATCTTTACAAGCTTCAATATAACAACTAGGCTCAACACTTTTGTTCAAATTGGACACAAAACACAAGTTATCATGAGAAAGATTAGCATAGCAGGCtactttattaatatcatatttcacACTATTATCAACAATATAATCATCAAACTTAAAAGGTCTCTTAGTAGGTCTACTAGACCTTCTGAGATTAAGGTCATCTCCTAAAGTTTGAGTTGGATTagtttgaaaaatattttgaaaattTCCCTCAGGAGAACTAGTGCTATCACTAGTATTATCATCAAGTGTTGCACTTTGAGTATTATCTTCAGTTTCACTATTAGTGTTACTTGAAGAATCATACTCTGTGCCTTCACTTACTTTAGCTTCTCTttctctcccttcatcattgggactttgaGTGTTGGTATTTTGACTTTCAGAAAATATTTGATCAAAGAAATTTAAATGATTAACATCAGACTCAAAATCATTGTTCTCATAACAAGTATCAACCTTTTCTTTTAACGAAAAAACAGTTTCATAAAATTTAACATCTCTTGAATaaaaaatgatttttgaatcaagacTAAAAAGTTTATAACCCTTTTTAACAGAAGAATAACCAATAAAGACACATTTCTCAGCTCTAGAACTGAATTTATTATAATTGTTTAACACAGTAGCAAAACATAAACAACCAAACACCCTTAAATGAGAGAGACTAGGTTTAAATCCATACACCAACTCAAAAGGAGACTTTCCAGACAGCACAGAAGATGGTAATCTGTTAATCAAATAACAAGCAGTTAACACATAATCAGTCCACATATTAAGAGGTATCCCCCCTTGAAACATAAGACTTCTAGCTACATTCAGCAGATGTCTATGTTTCCTTTCAGCAATCCCATTTTGCTGAGGAGTATAGGCAATAGTGGTTTGATGAATAATACCATGACTAGAACAAAAATTATCCATTTTAGAATTAACAAATTCAGTCCCATTATCACTTCTTATAATTTTAACTTTTGTGTTAAATTGATTTTAAAGTATATTGTACAAATAATTCACATTGTCAAACACTTCATCTTTGGTTTTAATCGGAAAAATCCAAACAGCTCTAGTAAAATCATCAATAATAGTAAGAAAGTATTTGTATCCTTCCTTACTAACCACCTTATATGGACCCCATAGATCAAGATGCAATAAATCACCTAACATAACAGACTTATTTTCACTAAGAGGAAAAGGTTCTCTTGTTTGTTTTGCCTTATGATAAATCTCACAAGGTTCAATAAAATTAGAatcttttaaatttaatttttcttTTAAGACCACTAAAACTTGACTTGCAGGATGTCCAAGTCTGTGATGCCAAAGTTTTAAAGAACCACAAAAAGAATTAGCACAATTACCAATATTCATTTTCTTAAACATATAAAGACCATCTTTTTCATCACCAATCCCCACTAATTTGTTTAGCATCAAATTCTGAATAAAACAATGTTGTTCATTATACCCAACAAAGAATCTGTTACCAACAGTTAACTTATTAACAGACAGTAAATTCACACAATATTCAGGAATATATAAAACATTATAAAGAGTTATAAATTCATTTATTTGAATATTCTCAACTTTAACAATTTTAGCTTGAGTGCCATTAGGATGAGACACGAAAATATTCATATTAGACACATCAATTTCATCAAATAAATCACCGTCAGAGCAAATCATATGTTGATTTGCTCCTGAATCTATAATCCAATCTTTATGATGATGTTTATTATTTGTAAAAAACATGTtattacaaaagaatttttcaaaatttgagTTAAATTTACTGCTATTATTCCAAAAACTACCTGACATATTAGCATTAAGAACAGCAGTAGAATTTCCTTTGTCTTTATCATTAATGAGGCTCATTAACTTTGAAATCTGATCAACAGTAAAAGGAGAACTACTAGTGGTAGCATTAGCATTATCAGAAACACAATTGTTATTATTAGCAGTAAATTTTGGAGCACCCTGATTAAATGGTTTTCTTATATAGCCAGGAGGATATCCAATAACTTCAAAACATCTATCCACAGTGTGACCAATTATACCACACTTAGTACACTTATAATTTGCATTAAGACCCCTTACAGTTCCAGACCTCTTAAATTGATttgtattattcatattattaggtCTATTAAAGTTGTTGTTTCCATTAACATTATTAGGTGTCTTAGCAACAAAAGCAGAACTTCGAGACTTTTGACCAACAGTATGTCCAGAAAAATTCCTATGAGACTCTTCCCTTGAAATAACTGCAAAAGCAGTTTTAACATTGGGAAGGGGATCAGTCATAAGAAGATTACTTCTTATTGGCTGGTAAACCTCATCAAGTCCCATAAGAAACTGCATAAGTTTCATTACACTGTTATGTTTAATAAAATCAGCATTAGCAGTACAAACACATTCAGGCAACTTAACAAGAGCATCAAATTGTTTCCACAAAGAATTTAGCTTATGATAATATTCAGAAACACTAGAACCTCCTTGTGTCAATGAATTGACTTGCTTATGTAAATTAAATGTAATTGAACCatcaattttatcataagtttctttGAGTTCTTGCCAGACAGTAACAGAATTATTAGAAAAGATTTATCCCAAATACAATTCATCTGAAATAGATGTAAGTATCCATGTTAATACCACAGAATTACATCTATCCCATTGATTTAACAAAACTTCATCCTTTTCATAATCACTTCTTTTACAAGTTCCATCAATAAATCcctttttatttttagtatttaaagCAAGAAGCATAGCTCTGCTCCAAACACTATAATTTTCAGTTCCTTTCAATTTAATTGACACAAGTGCAGTTCCAGTAGTATCACTAGCATGCAGATAAAGAGGATCACCAAAATCTAATTTATTAACCAAAGTTATAGAAGaactaccatcatcatcaccaGCCATAATAAAAACACAGAAGAAACAAACAAGCAAGAAAACAATAAATCAAATAACAAGTAGAACACAAAGAAACTAGCACAGGATTAAGACAATTAGCACATAAAACCGCAACAAATCCACGGTTCAGACACCTGTAAGGAAAAGAAACAAACCACAAACGACTGGCTACTAGCCAGGCAACCTGTAAAGATGATTAACAAATAAAGGTCAAGATCAATCTACGCTTGATCAGGTATTCATAGATCTTAAGGATCTAGATCAAGAGTTGGGCGTAGAGATCTGGTCTAGGTATAATAAAGTACGAATAAACACGAGACTCCCCTATTAGAGTGAAAACTCTAATTTGTAGAAGAATACAGAAACCAAGTAGCAACGGAAGACAATCAAACACTAGTACATCAATATCAGACAAGATgaacaaaccctaaccctaatttttcaaaattagggttttcagtAGATCACCAAGAATCTGCCAACAATCAGTTGAAAGAAACACCCCAAACAAACGATCGaatcgctctgataccatgtaaagtAATACGAATCAATCACCAACAAATTACCAAATCTCTAAAACAGAGATTAATCCTTCTTTGAATCAAACAAAAAATACAGAAACATCAATCTTCTATTATCGAAGAAGATTGATTAAGTATAATCAAAACAGAAATCGAAACTACAAGATCATAATAGATGATCACTCAACTAATTGTGAGAGAAAACAAAAACACAGAAATCGATCGAATGAATTCACACCCAAAAACCCCtggtataaatataaattaataatagcaGTTAACTCCCTCCGGTTTGACATCTTGAATCCTTGAGCTCCAAGTATTTCAAATGCACCAAAAAGCCCCTTGAATTTAGAAAGAACATGCACAACCACTCCTTTTCAGTTAAACACTTAACCTGAAAAAGTAACCAAGGACTAAACAAGTAAAAAGGattttaacaaataatacaagaatAAGATTGtagaaatatcattatttatcACATTCAGACAACATTTTTTGATGAGTTGCACGCAACTGAACTTCGAAAATTGCTGGAGGGACTAGTTAAGAAGTTATCTATAAGGTAGGCAATATAGATAATAAAGTAGATTATGTTTTACCGTTTCTGTCTTTGCATTCTTATCTATATAATGATTTATCTGTTACTCCGTATTATTCTGatcattataaataataaaataaatacaggGCCACGGGTTGTAGCTATAATAATATGGCCACTATTATTTTTGATTTTGAAAAACTTCTAAATTTGTTTCTAAGACACCTTGTTGACACATatgccctcacatgcatggcacatgtgaaTGATTAACCATTAAGACTTGATTGGAGTTAGGTTGAGGTGTCAACCACGATAGTTAAGCAAAACTGAGGTACTAACTACGCAAAGAAAAAAGTTTAGGTGTTATGATGTAAATGTGAACAAATcacaggtaccaacggcgtaattaTTTCTATTTTCAATATAAATTACATATTTTCATGAATAAATTGACCTACTGAATTTAAGTATAGAAATACGTAGCCCTTGGGATTCTCTTATATCCTATATtttatatagttatagttatattgTTATAAGAATATGTGTCATACAATagcatgttaatattaatatttaatattaatagtaatagtaatagtaataatagtaatataagatTAATGTAATACAATGTACTGGTGACTTTGACCTTTTGCAATTTAATGCCTAAACACCATATGCATAACGTATTGGTAAATTGAAAGCTTTAAAACTGAAGCAGTTTTTTTGCTCTTCATGTTCCCCTCTCTCTGTTGTGGCAAAAAATGGTGGAAATGAAAAGAAAGGGAAAGAAACTGATAGACGAGAGAAAAATGGCAATAATGTTGATGTGTTTGCTGATTGTATCATCGGTCTTGTTTTTTCCTCACTACATGAAGTACCCAAGTGATTCTATGTTACCTCTCTTGATGTTTTCTAGTCTCCCTATATTCATTCTATTCTACTCATTGTATCTTGCATTGTTTGTTTGGTAAATTTCATGCAACTCAGCCTATCTTGAAAATTAATGGTGTGAATCTCCGGTGAGCTTTGTCTATGTCAAGGTCAGGGTTGTGGTTGTTCCTGATTGCGGAGGTACGGTCGTTGTGTTCACCGGTTTCTATAACTAGATGATTTGCCTTAGGGttgaattatagttagatattcgaGTGAAGTGTGTGGTCATGTATTATGATTGTTTTGGTCGAATTTATGACTAATGGTTGTAGATCATTACGGTCACTTTGATTGAAAATATTGTGTCGTTGTAACTATTGTAATTCCTTAACATCTTGCTACTAGTTTTTTAATTCTAAAATTATCTGCCAATTTACATAAAGATATTAAATACATAAATTTTATAGTCCATCAAAAGCTCCGTCTATGACTACACATTTAACGATACATATTACTAAGATATATACCAAATGGATGGTCAAAATTAGTCATATACCACTAATTATACATTTATACAAACATATGGCTAAACTTAGTAATGTACTGAGTACAAATTATTATCCCTCGTACTAGATGCTCCGTACATAGAAGTATTTTTGTTTGAGCTTTGATGTATACATAGGATAGGATAGGACAATAGGAGATGACAAAATATGTCATAAATCAtgacattaaataaaataaaagggcGTGCATGCATTAGCCAAAGAGGGTGGCGGTCAAATGTACGTTATTcacctaattaattaattaaccaaAACTAAAATTAAACCAATTAAACACAGTCCCTGAACGCTTCTGCTGCTACCTAACTAACTAATACAACATCAACGAATACTCTGTTCTTGTTTATCACGCCTTTAATGCCACCTGTACGTCTTCATATTTCCCACCACCTCAAACCATGCAATGCATTCATCATATTTAATCTACTTAATACAGTAATTTTTATGCTTTTTCCTCCCACATTATATCAaactttttttcttttttcaaaaGGCTCTAGAAAATGGAACGTGTAGGAGGTTTCCATGGCTACCACAGGCCCCCAATCCACCCTACATCTGCAGGTACCATACTTATCATATCCATTAATTAATTATACATCTACAAATTTCTAATTCATTTTAAATAAATATGTGCATGCAATGCAAAATGTTTGCTGTTATTTGTCATGGATTCTGGTAATAGTTTACATGTATTTTGATTGTTAAATAAAAAAGACCAAGTTGATATGGAAATAGTCCAAAATGCTTAGCAGGTGTTGCATTTTTTTCCTACTATACATACACAATTGAGTTGAAGTATGTATATCAATGGAGGTCTGTTTGATCCATTCTGACTGTTAAGTCTGAGTCATATGTGTTAATATCAGTGTGTATGAATTTAGGTTGAAGAAAGACAAATATTATACAACAAGTGTCATCCATGCAAATATATTTCCACACCATCACATTCTTTTGTTTTCCCAttctactcttttttttttttttaacttatcaaGTATACAGTATATATATATGTTGCTAAAAGGATTAgtttaatgttaaattaaaattattTACACTTTAATTTATATTGGCTAGGAATGCAACAATCAGATATGAAGCTGAAGCTACCAGAAgcaaacaacaat
Proteins encoded in this region:
- the LOC139864525 gene encoding uncharacterized protein, whose amino-acid sequence is MAGDDDGSSSITLVNKLDFGDPLYLHASDTTGTALVSIKLKGTENYSVWSRAMLLALNTKNKKGFIDGTCKRSDYEKDEVLLNQWDRCNSVQVNSLTQGGSSVSEYYHKLNSLWKQFDALVKLPECVCTANADFIKHNSVMKLMQFLMGLDEVYQPIRSNLLMTDPLPNVKTAFAVISREESHRNFSGHTVGQKSRSSAFVAKTPNNVNGNNNFNRPNNMNNTNQFKRSGTVRGLNANYKCTKCGIIGHTVDRCFEVIGYPPGYIRKPFNQGAPKFTANNNNCVSDNANATTSSSPFTVDQISKLMSLINDKDKGNSTAVLNANMSGSFWNNSSKFNSNFEKFFCNNMFFTNNKHHHKDWIIDSGANQHMICSDGDLFDEIDVSNMNIFVSHPNGTQAKIVKVENIQINEFITLYNVLYIPEYCVNLLSVNKLTVGNRFFVGYNEQHCFIQNLMLNKLVGIGDEKDGLYMFKKMNIGNCANSFCGSLKLWHHRLGHPASQVLVVLKEKLNLKDSNFIEPCEIYHKAKQTREPFPLSENKSVMLGDLLHLDLWGPYKVVSKEGYKYFLTIIDDFTRAVWIFPIKTKDEVFDNVNYLYNIL